In Myxococcus stipitatus, the following are encoded in one genomic region:
- a CDS encoding serine hydrolase: MRRMTAVVLCWFWMGAALASEPPAAGPKRDSLQSVVDALAVEAIRLAPGADISIAVKDLRTGEYAGSADTVPHISASSAKVFWVAAALKKAELSQVTPLAEKVFRTSDNEASGAVIDLVGGPDAINDYLRSLDVKNTALTKWNYGKPRRATNSPQVMGNDNYFCAADAVSFLHRLGKGELLKPKSTARLLAWMELTPREGCGGWLGTMLPPKVRATLRHKGGWLPPGCCSDDSRYNVLNEVGLVRLPDGGHYAVAILAARGPDWPKQAFFVERASCVLYRSLTGDSALDCGESLAKQGGPAPVRIEDGGTPPDYDC; the protein is encoded by the coding sequence ATGCGACGGATGACGGCGGTGGTGCTGTGCTGGTTCTGGATGGGGGCGGCTCTGGCCTCCGAGCCTCCAGCCGCGGGGCCGAAGCGCGACTCGCTCCAGTCGGTGGTGGATGCGTTGGCGGTGGAGGCCATCCGGTTGGCCCCAGGCGCGGACATCTCCATCGCCGTGAAGGACCTGCGGACAGGAGAGTACGCGGGCAGCGCCGACACGGTGCCACACATCTCCGCGAGTTCGGCGAAGGTGTTCTGGGTGGCCGCGGCGCTGAAGAAGGCGGAGTTGTCCCAGGTGACGCCGCTGGCGGAGAAGGTCTTCCGCACCTCGGACAACGAGGCCTCCGGAGCCGTCATCGACCTGGTGGGCGGGCCCGATGCCATCAATGACTATCTTCGCTCATTGGACGTGAAGAACACCGCGCTGACGAAGTGGAACTACGGCAAGCCGAGGCGCGCCACCAACTCGCCGCAGGTGATGGGGAATGACAACTACTTCTGCGCGGCGGATGCGGTGTCCTTCCTGCATCGCCTTGGGAAAGGTGAACTGCTCAAGCCCAAGTCCACGGCGCGGCTGCTCGCGTGGATGGAGCTGACGCCACGGGAGGGGTGCGGTGGTTGGCTGGGGACGATGCTGCCGCCCAAGGTCCGCGCGACGCTGCGGCACAAGGGCGGGTGGCTGCCGCCGGGCTGCTGCTCGGACGACTCCCGCTACAACGTGCTCAACGAGGTCGGCCTGGTGCGGCTGCCGGACGGCGGCCACTACGCGGTGGCCATCCTCGCGGCGAGAGGGCCGGACTGGCCCAAGCAGGCGTTCTTCGTCGAGCGGGCGTCGTGTGTGCTCTATCGCTCGCTGACGGGAGACTCGGCGCTGGACTGCGGGGAGTCGCTGGCGAAGCAGGGCGGGCCCGCGCCCGTGCGAATCGAGGATGGCGGAACGCCACCGGATTACGATTGCTGA
- a CDS encoding M20/M25/M40 family metallo-hydrolase, giving the protein MKRLIPFALFLMSPTAAFAGADDRELWISLGSDALAPVAEAFAREGWAMPAASLAKDDVTVIPVRESQLESIAHVMHEKFNRCAGFVTYESLDEAEKSLVPAPEPRVETLGPALYTLTNPTAANCMVGAVTEPNVRSTITSMAAYTTRYYTSTSGVNAANWLRSHWATLASGRTDMAATLFTHAAWAQPSVVLTVTGSTFPNEVVVVGGHLDSTSSGSTAPGADDNASGIASFTEVIRAMVACDYRPQRTIKFIGYAAEEVGLRGSKEIATYHRNNGINVVGVLQLDMTNYKGSTADVGIVTDYTNATQNTFIRNLITTYVPGVTYTNTTCGYACSDHASWTNAGFAASIPHEAVVSQGNPYIHTVNDTLARSNPPNMATHALKFSKIAGAYVAEMGK; this is encoded by the coding sequence ATGAAGCGGTTGATTCCGTTTGCCCTGTTTTTGATGAGCCCCACCGCGGCCTTCGCTGGGGCCGATGACCGAGAGCTGTGGATTTCGCTGGGCTCCGATGCCCTGGCGCCTGTCGCGGAGGCCTTCGCGAGGGAAGGTTGGGCCATGCCCGCCGCCTCGCTGGCGAAGGACGACGTGACGGTGATTCCGGTACGCGAGTCTCAACTGGAGAGCATCGCGCACGTGATGCACGAGAAGTTCAACCGCTGCGCGGGCTTCGTCACCTACGAGAGCCTGGACGAGGCCGAGAAGTCGCTGGTGCCCGCGCCGGAGCCGCGCGTGGAGACTCTCGGGCCGGCGCTGTACACGTTGACCAACCCCACCGCCGCCAACTGCATGGTCGGCGCGGTGACGGAGCCCAACGTGCGCAGCACCATCACCTCGATGGCGGCGTACACGACGCGCTACTACACGTCCACGTCGGGCGTGAACGCGGCGAACTGGCTGCGCTCGCACTGGGCGACCCTGGCGTCTGGCCGCACCGACATGGCCGCGACGCTGTTCACCCACGCGGCGTGGGCGCAGCCGTCCGTCGTCCTCACCGTCACGGGCAGCACGTTCCCCAACGAGGTGGTCGTGGTGGGTGGCCACCTGGACTCCACGTCCTCGGGTTCCACCGCACCGGGCGCCGATGACAACGCCTCCGGCATCGCCTCCTTCACGGAGGTCATCCGGGCGATGGTGGCCTGCGACTACCGGCCGCAGCGCACCATCAAGTTCATTGGCTACGCGGCGGAGGAGGTGGGCCTGCGCGGCTCGAAGGAGATCGCCACCTACCACCGCAACAACGGCATCAACGTGGTGGGCGTGCTCCAACTCGACATGACCAACTACAAGGGCAGCACGGCCGACGTAGGCATCGTCACCGACTACACCAACGCCACGCAGAACACGTTCATCCGCAACCTCATCACCACCTACGTGCCGGGTGTCACCTATACGAACACGACGTGCGGCTACGCGTGCTCGGACCATGCGTCGTGGACGAACGCGGGCTTCGCGGCGTCCATCCCGCATGAGGCCGTCGTCAGCCAGGGCAACCCGTACATCCACACGGTGAACGACACGCTTGCCCGCTCCAACCCCCCCAACATGGCCACCCACGCGCTCAAGTTCTCGAAGATCGCCGGCGCCTACGTCGCCGAGATGGGCAAGTAG
- a CDS encoding protein phosphatase 2C domain-containing protein yields the protein MRIELEVVSVQKAGHAPSENEDAWASERSSTLEGDTLRVAVADGATESLFSGQWARLLAREYVAGKMGEPPALLESLPGLQRRWRSDTETRELPWYAQEKLREGAFATLLGVRCAQSPRPGQGVGTWTALVVGDSCLFQVREGRLVCAFPLEQAAAFGSRPFLVSTHEGHNSRVGDFVRRASGDLRPGDLLLLMTDALAQWFLAEHERGGTPWLALPAWGSEAPHERFQPFVDGLRASKVIRNDDVTLARLTVGA from the coding sequence GTGCGAATCGAACTCGAGGTCGTGAGCGTTCAGAAGGCAGGGCACGCGCCCTCCGAGAACGAGGACGCGTGGGCGTCCGAGCGCTCCTCCACGCTGGAGGGCGACACGCTGCGGGTGGCGGTCGCCGATGGGGCCACCGAGAGCCTCTTCTCCGGACAGTGGGCCCGGTTGCTGGCCCGCGAGTACGTGGCGGGGAAGATGGGCGAGCCGCCCGCTCTGCTCGAATCGCTGCCAGGCCTTCAGCGCCGGTGGCGCTCCGATACCGAGACGCGCGAGCTCCCCTGGTATGCGCAGGAGAAGCTTCGCGAGGGCGCCTTCGCCACGCTGTTGGGAGTGCGCTGTGCGCAGTCGCCCCGGCCGGGGCAGGGCGTGGGGACGTGGACGGCGCTCGTGGTGGGAGACTCGTGCTTGTTCCAGGTGCGCGAGGGGCGGCTCGTCTGCGCGTTCCCGTTGGAGCAGGCGGCGGCCTTCGGCTCGCGTCCCTTCCTCGTGTCCACGCATGAGGGACACAACTCCCGCGTGGGAGACTTCGTGCGGCGTGCGTCGGGTGACTTGCGGCCGGGAGACCTCCTGCTTCTCATGACCGATGCGCTGGCGCAGTGGTTCCTGGCGGAACACGAGCGAGGAGGGACCCCTTGGCTGGCCCTGCCCGCGTGGGGCTCCGAGGCTCCGCACGAGCGCTTCCAGCCCTTCGTGGATGGCCTGCGCGCAAGCAAGGTCATCCGCAATGATGACGTCACCCTGGCCCGGTTGACCGTGGGGGCGTGA
- a CDS encoding vWA domain-containing protein: MAYSAEISRTQPACILILVDQSGSMDEPFGGPGGTRKKAEGVADVTNRLLQNLVVRCAREDGIRDYFHLGVLGYGEHVAPAFSGPLAGRGLVPISEIGHGPARLEERMREREDGFGGLVREKVRFPIWFEPKAHGPTPMCQVLGHATELVGGWMRQHPESFPPIVVNISDGQPTDGDPTSAASALRSVRGEDGAVLLLNVHLSSIPAQPIQFPDAEVLLPDAHARLLFDLSSPLTPGMRDAAREEGHAVRDGARAFTFNADIVSLIKFLNIGTRPANLR; this comes from the coding sequence ATGGCCTACTCGGCGGAAATCAGTCGCACCCAGCCCGCGTGCATCCTCATCCTGGTGGACCAGTCCGGCTCCATGGACGAGCCCTTCGGTGGCCCGGGCGGCACCCGCAAGAAGGCCGAAGGCGTGGCGGACGTCACCAACCGCCTGCTCCAGAACCTGGTGGTGCGCTGCGCCCGCGAGGATGGCATCCGGGACTACTTCCACCTGGGGGTGCTCGGGTACGGCGAGCACGTCGCGCCTGCCTTCTCCGGCCCGCTGGCGGGGCGGGGGCTGGTCCCCATCAGCGAGATTGGCCACGGCCCCGCGCGCCTGGAGGAGCGCATGCGCGAGCGCGAGGATGGGTTCGGCGGGCTGGTGCGCGAGAAGGTCCGCTTCCCCATCTGGTTCGAGCCGAAGGCGCACGGGCCCACGCCGATGTGCCAGGTGCTCGGGCACGCCACGGAGCTGGTGGGGGGCTGGATGCGTCAGCACCCGGAGAGCTTCCCACCCATCGTGGTGAACATCTCCGACGGGCAGCCCACGGATGGAGACCCGACGTCGGCCGCGTCGGCGTTGCGCTCGGTGCGCGGCGAGGACGGCGCGGTGCTGCTGCTCAACGTGCATCTGTCCTCCATCCCGGCGCAGCCCATCCAGTTCCCCGACGCGGAGGTGCTGTTGCCGGATGCGCACGCGCGGCTGCTCTTCGACCTCTCCAGTCCGCTCACGCCGGGGATGCGCGACGCCGCGCGAGAGGAAGGGCACGCCGTGCGCGACGGTGCCCGCGCCTTCACCTTCAACGCGGACATCGTGTCGCTCATCAAGTTCCTGAACATCGGGACCCGCCCCGCCAACCTGCGCTGA
- a CDS encoding mechanosensitive ion channel family protein: MVRSIPLPPLLSAAPAEAPEEGASLSLPGMDSAWWGLELWQWAGLGVLVVGAWLLGRGLEWLVMRVVDRATALTKSGWDDQLAASARGPLRYLLFVVLVATGLWALKLPPSAKQLVELAARSVGLCAMAWFLLRFVKLAARFVEQTVAREEQGGNVGRARGLRTQLAVLRRVIEVAVVLISASLLLLQFEAVRNVGVSLLASAGIAGLFIGLAAQKSISTLLAGIQLSITQPIRIGDTVIVENEWGWVEEITLTYVVVKVWDLRRLVIPMGHFLEKPFQNWSKVSPDIMGTAELYVDFRTDVPAVRAELKRVLEHESRGLWDGKVHALQVTDLSERTMKLRALVSASDAGKAFELRCIVREKLMAFLREQPHGLPMVRTEASLAESGNEPVTVRPASNVLASMPGE; this comes from the coding sequence ATGGTCCGTTCCATCCCCCTGCCGCCGTTGTTGTCCGCCGCGCCCGCCGAGGCTCCCGAGGAGGGGGCCTCGCTGTCCCTGCCGGGGATGGACTCGGCGTGGTGGGGATTGGAGCTGTGGCAGTGGGCGGGGTTGGGGGTGTTGGTGGTGGGGGCGTGGTTGTTGGGCCGGGGCCTGGAGTGGCTGGTGATGCGGGTGGTGGACCGGGCCACGGCGCTGACGAAGTCGGGCTGGGATGACCAGCTCGCGGCCTCCGCGCGGGGGCCGCTGCGCTACCTGCTCTTCGTCGTGTTGGTGGCCACGGGCCTGTGGGCGCTGAAGCTGCCGCCCTCGGCGAAGCAGTTGGTGGAGCTGGCGGCGCGCTCGGTGGGCCTCTGCGCGATGGCGTGGTTCCTCCTGCGCTTCGTGAAGCTGGCCGCGCGCTTCGTCGAACAGACGGTGGCGCGAGAGGAGCAGGGCGGCAACGTGGGCCGGGCGCGAGGCCTGCGCACGCAGCTGGCGGTGCTGCGCCGGGTGATTGAAGTGGCGGTGGTGCTCATCAGCGCGTCCTTGCTGCTCCTTCAGTTCGAGGCGGTGCGCAACGTGGGCGTGTCGCTCCTGGCCTCCGCCGGCATCGCGGGCCTCTTCATCGGCCTGGCGGCGCAGAAGTCCATCTCCACGCTGCTGGCTGGCATCCAGCTCTCCATCACCCAGCCCATCCGCATTGGCGACACCGTCATCGTGGAGAACGAGTGGGGCTGGGTGGAGGAGATCACCCTCACCTACGTCGTGGTGAAGGTCTGGGACTTGCGGCGGCTGGTGATTCCCATGGGCCACTTCCTGGAGAAGCCCTTCCAGAACTGGAGCAAGGTGTCGCCCGACATCATGGGCACGGCGGAGCTCTACGTGGACTTCCGCACCGACGTGCCCGCGGTGCGCGCGGAGCTCAAGCGCGTGCTGGAGCACGAGTCCCGGGGCTTGTGGGACGGCAAGGTGCACGCGCTCCAGGTGACGGACCTGTCCGAGCGCACGATGAAGCTGCGCGCGCTGGTGAGCGCGTCCGACGCGGGCAAGGCCTTCGAACTGCGCTGCATCGTCCGCGAGAAGCTCATGGCCTTCTTGCGCGAGCAGCCCCACGGCCTGCCGATGGTGCGCACCGAGGCGAGTCTCGCGGAGTCCGGCAATGAGCCCGTCACCGTGCGCCCCGCGTCCAACGTCCTCGCCTCGATGCCGGGCGAGTGA